In bacterium, the genomic stretch AGGCGCCGCAGACCTTGATCTCCACGCACGTGGAGTTCATGTAGTTGAAGCTGTCCGGCTCGCTCACGCCGTGGTCGCGCAAGCCCAGCGGAATCAGCTCGTCATTGAAGAACGCCGGGTCGCCGACGCCAGTAGCGAGCATTTCCACCGCGAAGTCGGTCAGTTCGCCGGGGGTGCCCTCATGCCAGGCCAGGCCGACGGTCGGGTACACCAGCCGCGTGGCCATGCGCGCCGCGAGCGTGAGGTAGGTCAGCTCGTTCGTGACATTGCGGCCCTCGCGGTCGCGCCCGCCGACCATCGCCGCGACGGCCGATCCGGGCCACAGGATGCGGTTCATCTGGATGAACAGGCAGGAGAGCAACTCCAGGGCACGCTGGGGCGTGAGGCGCCCGGCGGCGCGGTCCGCCTGGTAGAAGGGCCATAGCGTCTGATCCAGCCGCCCCGGGCTCGTCAGGCCGTGATCCTCGGCGAACCACAGCGCGATCTCGGCCAGGAACATGAGCTGGATGGCTTCGCGGAACGTCCGCGGGGGTTCGGTGGCGATGTGACGACAGGCCTCGGCGACCTCGCGCCAGTCCTCGGCCCCCTCGGGGTCGGTGTCGGCCATCGCGGCGCACTCGTCGCCGCACCGGGCGATGAACTCCGACAGCGCCTGCATGACGATGCGGCAGGCCGCGTAGAAGTGGCCCTGCTCCTCGGTCAGGTCGGGGCGGCGGCTGCGCTCGCCGATCTCGTGCAACAGCCCCCGTACGCCCACCCGCAGCAGCTTCTCATAGTCGGGGTGGAAGTGTCCCGAGTCGCCCCCGGGGTACGGCGGTATCGTCGCCAGCACCTCCCGGGCGGCCCCCAGCGCTCCCTGCTCGTCGCCGGGGGACTGGCGGAAGGACGGCTTCCCGGGCAGCAACTCACCCGGCTCCAGGTCAAAGGGCATCGCCGCCAGTCGTCCGGCGCACCGGCGCGCTCGCCAGATCAGCCAGTCCTCCTCGTCGGTGTGCGCCGCCCACGCGCGCGCATCGGCAAGCTCATACGCAACCTGCAGGCGGCTGATGACGGAGGTCTCCGGCGCCGGCGGCTGGGGCATCCGTTGTGCCGCGAGGGCTCGCCCGCGCAGGGCCTGCAGGCGCGGGGGCAACTTCAGTGAGACCGTCTCGCCGGTCAGGGGGATGGTGATGGTGTCCAGTGTCGTCGTGGCCATGGCTGTGACTGTGGGAAGCCTCCCAACTGTGTCCGCTACTCCGATGGTGACTGCAGCACCAATGCCAGCACGTCCTGCGCCACGGCCACCGGGTCCCGATCGGCGTCCAGGACGACGGCGCGCGGCCCGAGCGACTGGGCATACTCCACAAACCCCTCGCGTACCCGCCGGTGGAAGTCCACCGACTTGCGCTCGATCCGGTCGGCGAGGTCCCCGCGCTTGCGGCGCAGCCCCACCAGCGGGTCGAGGTCGAGCACGATCAGCAGGTCAGGCTGCAGGCCCCGCGTGGCGTACCAGTTCAGCACCTCGATGGCCTCAGCCCCCACCCCGCCGGCGTAGCCCTGGTAGACCATGGTCGAGGAGGCGTAGCGGTCGCTGATGACGACCTTCCCCGCCTCCAGCGCCGGGCGAATGACCTCCAGCACATGCTGGGCGCGGTCGGCGCAGAACAGGAAGGCCTCGGTCAGCTCGTGCATCTCCTCGAAGGCGGGGTTGAGCAGGCAGTGGCGGACGGCTTCGCCCACGGCCGTCCCGCCGGGCTCGAGCGTCAACACCGTCTGATACCCCTCCGCTTCGAGGGCCTCGGCCAGCAGACGCGCCTGGGTGCTCTTCCCGCAACCCTCGACGCCATCGAACACGATGAAACGGCGGTGGATGTCGGACATGGAACCCCTGGTCCCCCTTGATGGCAAGCCCGCCGGCAGGACGCCGGCGCACCGACGCTTCAGCTCGGAAGGATCATCACGCGGCGGCGCGGCTCCTTGCCCACACTGGTGGAGCGCAGGTTGTGCCGCGCCACGAGTTCGTGCTGCAGGCGCCGGATGTACGAGTTCTGCGGCAACAGTTCCACCGAGCGATTGCCCTCGGCGACCCGCTGCAACGCCTCCTCGACCTCGCGCAACGCGAACTCCTCACGCGCGGAGTCGGCCGTGGTGAAGAGC encodes the following:
- the tmk gene encoding dTMP kinase, translated to MSDIHRRFIVFDGVEGCGKSTQARLLAEALEAEGYQTVLTLEPGGTAVGEAVRHCLLNPAFEEMHELTEAFLFCADRAQHVLEVIRPALEAGKVVISDRYASSTMVYQGYAGGVGAEAIEVLNWYATRGLQPDLLIVLDLDPLVGLRRKRGDLADRIERKSVDFHRRVREGFVEYAQSLGPRAVVLDADRDPVAVAQDVLALVLQSPSE